The Cyclopterus lumpus isolate fCycLum1 chromosome 12, fCycLum1.pri, whole genome shotgun sequence genome window below encodes:
- the LOC117740820 gene encoding surfeit locus protein 1: MAALKLALAYSTKVLTTLRQKSHVIYIQRTFVRRLEVPGKFITFGRRWSSSAAGAEKAEDSFFKWFLLLIPVTTFGLGTWQVKRRQWKMQLIDELTRLTAAEPIPLPLDPTELKSLEYRRVRVRGRYDHSRELYVLPRSPVDPEKEAREAGRLASSGETGANVITPFRCTDLGITILVNRGYVPRQKMRPETRMKGQVEGEVEVVGVVRLTEKRKPFVPNNDVEKNHWHYRDLEAMGGVTGAEPVFIDADYRSTTPGGPIGGQTRVTLRNEHLQYVVTWYGLCAATSYMCYAKFIKKIKL, from the exons ATGGCTGCTTTAAAACTAGCGCTGGCTTATTCCACCAAGGTGCTGACGACGCTGAGACAAAAG TCGCACGTCATTTACATCCAGAGGACGTTCGTCAGACGTCTGGAAG TTCCAGGTAAGTTCATCACCTTTGGGCGACGGTGGAGCTCCTCGGCAGCCGGAGCGGAAAAGGCAGAAGACTCTTTCTTCAAATGGTTCCTGCTGCTCATCCCCGTCACCACCTTCGGCCTCGGTACATGGCAG GTGAAACGGCGTCAGTGGAAAATGCAGCTGATCGACGAGCTGACGAGACTCACCGCAGCAGAACCCATCCCTCTTCCTCTGGA TCCCACTGAGCTGAAAAGCCTGGAGTACCGGCGGGTGCGAGTGCGTGGACGGTACGACCACTCGCGCGAGCTGTACGTTCTGCCGCGCTCACCCGTCGACCCGGAGAAAGAGGCCAGGGAGGCGGGCAGGCTGGCTTCGAGCGGGGAGACCGGCGCGAACGTCATCACTCCGTTCCGCTGCACCGACCTCGG CATCACGATCCTGGTGAACAGGGGATACGTCCCGAGGCAGAAGATGAGACCGGAGACCAGGATGAAGGGTCAG GTGGAAGGCGAGGTGGAGGTGGTCGGGGTCGTTCGGCTGACGGAGAAACGAAAGCCCTTCGTACCGAACAACGACGTGGAGAAAAACCACTGGCACTACCGAGACCTGGAGGCCATGGGCGGCGTCACCGGGGCCGAGCCCGTCTTCATCGATGCAGACTACC GGAGCACAACTCCTGGCGGACCAATAGGTGGACAAACCAGAGTGACCCTGAGGAACGAACACCTGCAGTACGTAGTGACATG GTACGGCCTGTGTGCAGCAACCTCCTACATGTGTTACGCAAAGTTCATCAAGAAGATTAAATTGTGA
- the surf6 gene encoding surfeit locus protein 6 has protein sequence MDLAARDSYIQKLASKVFSPREPEPKNKPFAYFKGKNDTGPPQKKKKCKKKHFKEKGPDEKRPDPKSQQKPPPSTAAPKGSVKLNGSKAQSANAPLESNFSTVDVLRKRLHEKIEESRGQGAPKDSASEAVQAKRAKRKMERERKKRKRKEFQLKKAAEEKAREQPPPPAPEVKQEAERAPAANKRNETAIVFNTVETVEEGYVDKMQKKKNKKLSMKGKLTPLTGKNYKQLLGRVEARKAKLEQLRETDEGKARVMEEKMKWTNVLYKAEGLKIKDDEAMLRSSLKKKEKRHERRQKEWGERSENVVDKMQRRQDKRRRNIQKHTKVKTEKKKDRARKRGRVLPEDLKRAAV, from the exons ATGGATCTCGCCGCCCGGGATTCGTACATCCAGAAGCTCGCCAGCAAAGTGTTCTCTCCCCGGGAGCCGGAGCCCAAGAACAAGCCGTTCG CATATTTCAAGGGTAAAAATGACACCGGACctccacagaagaagaaaaagtgtaaGAAGAAGCATTTCAAAGAGAAGGGCCCCGATGAGAAGAGACCGGATCCTAAATCCCAACAGAAGCCGCCCCCGTCCACGGCGGCACCCAAAGGCTCCGTGAAACTGAACGGGTCCAAAGCTCAGAGCGCCAATGCACCCCTAG AGTCCAACTTCTCCACGGTCGATGTTCTACGCAAGAGACTTCATGAAAAGATCGAAGAGTCCAGAGGACAG GGAGCCCCGAAGGACTCGGCGTCGGAGGCGGTCCAGGCCAAGCGAGCGAAAAGAAAGATGGAACGGGAGcgcaagaagaggaagaggaaagagttTCAGCTGAAGAAAGCGGCCGAGGAAAAAGCCCGAgagcagccgccgccgccggcgcCGGAGGTGAAACAGGAAGCGGAGCGCGCGCCGGCCGCGAACAAGAGGAACGAGACGGCCATCGTGTTCAACACGGTGGAGACGGTGGAGGAGGGCTACGTGGACaagatgcagaagaagaagaacaagaagctGAGCATGAAGGGCAAGCTGACGCCGCTCACGGGGAAGAACTACAAGCAGCTGCTGGGCCGCGTGGAGGCCCGCAAGGCGaagctggagcagctgagggagACGGACGAGGGCAAGGCGCGCgtgatggaggagaagatgaagtgGACCAACGTGCTCTACAAGGCCGAGGGCCTCAAGATCAAAGACGACGAGGCCATGCTGCGCTCGTcgctgaagaagaaggagaagaggcaCGAGCGGCGGCAGAAGGAGTGGGGCGAGCGCAGCGAGAACGTGGTGGACAAGATGCAGCGGCGCCAGGACAAGAGGCGGAGGAACATCCAGAAGCACACGAAGGTCaagacggagaagaagaaggaccgGGCGAGGAAGAGGGGCCGGGTGCTGCCCGAGGACTTGAAAAGAGCCGCGGTGTAG
- the kyat1 gene encoding kynurenine--oxoglutarate transaminase 1 yields the protein MSRQLQARRTAWLEFTQLAADHRAVNLGQGFPDFSPPTFIQEALREALSGGYQMHQYTRVFGHPPLVRILAKFFGRIVGREIDPFEDVLVTAGAYQALFCAFQALIEEGDEVILVEPFFDCYQPMVELAGGKTVHVSLRPSQKVEGSGVPSSGDWVLSPEELASKFNPRTKAIVINTPNNPLGKVYKTEELQVIADLCVRHDVLCISDEVYEWLTYDGNKHVKIASLPGMWERTVTIGSAGKTFSATGWKLGWAISSVHNMKNLKIIHLGSVYQCPTATQEAVARGFEREYELFGTPESYFQQLPAMLHQKREKLASCLGAAGLQPVMPEGGYFMIADISSVKVDLSDQSTEDEPKDFTFVKWLTKEKGLATMPVSTFYSPEHRREFSQYVRFCFVKEDSTLNAAEDILRKWSQTQ from the exons ATGTCACGACAGCTTCAAGCGCGCAGAACTGCCTG GCTGGAGTTCACTCAGCTGGCAGCCGACCACAGAGCAGTGAATCTGGGGCAGGGCTTCCCTGACTTCTCCCCTCCGACGTTCATCCAGGAGGCTCTTCGTGAAGCCCTGAGCGGAGGATACCAGATGCACCAGTACACCCGAGTCTTC GGCCATCCTCCTCTCGTACGCATTCTGGCTAAGTTCTTCGGGAGGATCGTGGGGCGTGAGATCGATCCCTTTGAAGACGTGCTGGTCACAGCGGGAGCTTATCAGGCTCTCTTCTGTGCTTTTCAAGCCCTGAttgaggaaggggatgag GTCATACTTGTGGAACCGTTCTTCGACTGCTACCAGCCGATGGTGGAGCTGGCCGGAGGAAAGACGGTTCATGTGTCTCTGAGGCCG TCCCAGAAGGTCGAGGGGAGTGGCGTCCCGTCCAGCGGAGACTGGGTTCTTTCTCCCGAGGAGCTGGCCAGTAAATTCAACCCACGCACAAAAGCCATCGTCATCAACACTCCCAACAACCCACTGGGCAAG GTGTACAAGACGGAGGAGCTCCAGGTGATCGCCGATCTGTGCGTCAGACACGACGTGCTGTGCATCAGCGACGAGGTGTACGAGTGGCTGACGTACGACGGGAACAAGCACGTGAAGATAG CCAGCCTTCCTGGCATGTGGGAGCGGACCGTCACCATCGGCAGTGCAGGAAAGACCTTCAGTGCCACCGGCtggaag CTCGGATGGGCCATCAGCTCTGTTCACAACATGAAAAACCTGAAAATCATCCACCTGGGCTCTGTTTACCAATGTCCTACAGCTACTCAG GAGGCCGTGGCTCGTGGATTTGAGAGGGAGTACGAGCTGTTCGGGACTCCAGAGAGCTACTTCCAGCAGCTGCCCGCCATGTTGCACCAGAAGAGGGAGAAACTGGCCTCCTGCCTGGGGGCCGCGGGGCTGCAGCCCGTCATGCCGGAGGGAGGCTACTTCATGATCGCAGACATCTCGTCCGTCA aGGTGGACTTGAGTGACCAGAGCACGGAGGATGAACCCAAGGACTTCACGTTCGTTAAGTGGCTCACTAAAGAGAAG GGTTTAGCGACCATGCCCGTCTCTACGTTCTACAGCCCCGAGCACCGCCGGGAGTTCAGCCAATACGTTCGGTTCTGTTTCGTCAAG GAGGACTCCACCCTGAATGCAGCCGAGGACATCTTGAGGAAGTGGAGTCAGACGCAGTGA